The Thermotoga sp. SG1 region TGATCGCTCTGGTGGAAGATTTCGAGAATTTTGAGAGGAAATTTGAGAGGACAAAGGCGTATTTTCTGGAGAAATTTGTCATGATCGTTTTTCTCTTCCTTGTGATGTTGATATTGCCAGGAAGGAATCTCATCGTTCCGGCCAACGTGATCGTGTATCTGAAGGTGATGCTGGGAAGCTGGATAGTGGTGTACTACTTCATAAAACACAGAGGACTACTCTGAAATTTCAAGATCGTAGATTGTGTCTCCTATCTTCACAGAGAACACCTTTCCATCCTGAAGAAAAACTATCTTCTTTTTCGTTTCGAGCAGATAGTTGTTTCCCTCACCGCTCAATCCCTTCCGAATGAGTTTGTACACTCCATCATCGAAAACCACGATGTAGGAAATTCTGCCGCTTTTTCCCTTGTGATCCGCGTTGAAACTCATACAGGATGGAGTAACGGAGGAAGAAGGGGTTTCTGCCCTTTTCACCTCGTACTCGTGTCTCATGAAATCCACGGCGTAGAGTTCATCGAGAGTTCTGTCCAGATCGTTCACAAGACGGGCCTTTGTTTCTAGGGCAAGGGAGAGAGCGAGAAATCCGATCATTGCGATCGTAAAGAAACAGAGAAGCAAACTGAGAACTTCGACGATTGTGTAGCCAAATAAAAGATGCACCACGCACCCACCGTCGACTTCCCCAGACCGGGGCGTGCGTGGTCGGAGAGCTCCGATCGGGCACCCCCACGGCACACGGAGACACCTGCTTATGGCTGCTCCCTCCCGGGCCTGACCAGGTTCACAGGGCTCCGTTGCGTGGGACCCGATCTTCATCGCTTCCGAACCACACCGTTTCCCGACCCGAGGAGCCTCGGGTGGGAGTTCGGCCCCGCGTATGGCGGATTTCGGGTACAGGGGACCGCCAACCCCCCGCCTAGCGTGGTGCACCACTATTCTACGACACTTTTCGGGGTATTTCAAGTTCAAAACAGATTGTAGTGTTTTCTCACGGGCTCTAGAACCTTCCATCTGCACCTCAAGCCCTTGGGAAATGTGACGAGATCTCCCTTTTCGATCACGTACTTTTTTCCGTCTCCCGTCGTTACCTCCACTTTCCCCTCCAGGATGTAACAGGTCTCGTTCGTGTCGTAGTACCAGTCGAACTCGCTGACTTCCTTTTCCCAGATGGGCCACTTTTCCACGCCGAGTTCCTTTAGTTTTTCCGGTGTAGGTTTTTCTATCTTCACTTCCATGTTCATCACCCCCGAACAAAGTGTACCAATCTTTATTGTTTTTTCATTAAAGACTCATTGAAGTTTTCCTTGCCTTTCTTCGCAATTTGATGACCGTGAGTAAGGTTCAAATAGTAGGAGGCGGAACCTATGAGGAAATGGGGATTGGGGGTATTCATCGTTGTTCTTTTCAGTCTGTCTTTTTCCATCACAACCTACAGATACGACAGTGAAACCGGGAGGTGGGAAAAAGAGGTTCGAGAGGACATACTCATCTTTCCAGCCACCCCAAAGCAGGCCGGAAGTGTCGTAACGACAGAGTCCTTCCGGGGAAAGGCGCAATGGTATTACTACATGGAGTACACACTGGGAGATGGGGAGCAGATCTTCAGCTTTTGGATGGGACAGAGCACAGACGTAGGAACGGTTACCATCTGGAACGATTCTGATTTCTTCTACGTTAAGGTCGAACTGGACGAGGGATGGTTTTTGAAAGAAACACATCTCAACGTCCTGATGGATGAACCGGAAGGAAACCAGTCTCCAGGTCAGTTTCCTTTCAAGGAAGAGTTCGATCCCCTCGTGACAGACTACACCTACAAAGTACCGCTCTCCTTTCTTTTTCAGAAGAGTGTCAGCAAGTTGAAAAAGGCAAGCACCAAGTACTACGTTCTTCTTCACGGTGTGGTGAGTGATGGTAATGAAGAAGAGACTGCGTGGGGTGGAAGGCGCTCGAACTGTGTTGAGATTTATCTCAGTGGAACGAAGGTCACCTGGTTTGTGAAAAAGCCTGGTGTGTACGTCTCGAAAGTGCTGGAAGTCAGTGCAAGCAGGGGTCTACACGTCTTCATTTCTCTACCGGATCCTGCAAGTGGCTCAGAAGTTCTGGAGTTGAAGCTGGGAACGGGGGAACAGATTCCTTCGGAGTGGTTCGACGAACTTGACTTTGTAGAAAACAGATTCTTCCTGTGGCAGAAAATAACCGTTTCAAGAAATTCCACAGCAGACACCTATACCAGCGAGGGTGTGATAACCTTCACCATCAACAACTCTAAACTGTACGTCGATACCTCACCATAAGGTGAGTAGAAGGAGGGGTTTGTATGAGAAAGTTACTCTGGTTAGTTCTGATGGGAGCGCTGTTTTCTTTTGTACTGGCACAGACACCACTCGAGGTTTGGAAGTACGAGGATGGTCAGTACATCAGTCTTCCTGCAACGAACGATCTGGCAAGGGCATTCAGTGCGTTTCCAGAGGATGGATCCTGTAACAAACCTGAATGGCAGATTGTATTCACAACAGAGGTTCAGGTTGCCCAGTGGCTCGAGTGGAGTCTGAACGCAACGAAGTGGACCTGGTTTGTGAGAAAACCTGGAGACTACTATGCGAACGCTATCGTGGGAACCGTTGCAAGCAACGGAGACGTTCTGGTGACCTTCAGTGACTTTGATGACCCAACCTACACAGGAACAAGCAGTGTCAACCCGACGATCGAAGCGTACTACACCGTCATGACCTCCGAAGGAATGCCAGATCCTGAAAGTTGGGTAAGAGCACCCGACGTGAACGATCTCTCCTACACACTGACAGACAGCCAGGAACTCCATGAAGGAATGTCTTTCTATCTGTGGAACAGGATCAAAGTGGTGGAATGTAACAGTGCATCCACCTACAGAGACACTGGATACATCTTGCTCACGCTTCAAAACCAGAAACCGTGGATCGACGAAGAAGGAAACTACGTGGAAGATCTGGCAAATTACGTGACCAACGAAAGATGATTCGGAAAGTGTTACATCACGAACAATTGAGGAGGGGATTGGTATGAGAAGACTTTTGTTGATAATGTTGGCTTTGATAGTGGGTTCTCTGTTCTTTGCACAAGAAGAAGTGCCGGTTTACGCATACGAAGGAGATGAAGATAACGCAAGAGCGTTCATCAGCGAACCAATGAGTGGAAGCTGTAACAGACACCAGTGGGAAATTCCCATGACGCTTGAAGTTCAGGTCGCCCAGTGGGTGAAATGGAGCCTCACAGGAACGAAATGGACTTGGTTTGTGAGAAAGCCTGGAACCTACGTTGCCAACTGTATAACAGCAACCCTTCAAAGCAACAGTGATCTTGAGATCAGATTCAGTGGTTTTGACCACTTGAAGTACGCAACAGGTACGAGCGTTGACGACACGATCGAAGTGGATTATGCGTTCGGACCACAGCTTCCCATAGATATCTGGACACCCGCTCCAGATCTCAACAACGTGACTCTGCTGGTACCTGACAGCGAAATTCTCCACAACGGTGCAACCTACAAACTCTGGAACAGAATATACGTTGAAAGGTGCAACAGTGCATCCACCTACAGAAATACCGGCACGATCATACTCACCCTCAAAAACCAGAAACCATGGATCGACGATGAAGGAAACTACGTGGAAGATCTGGAGGAATACGTGAACAGCCAGAGATGAGTTTCTTTAAAAAAAGAAGGCGAGGGACCTTCCCTCGCCTTTTATTTTGTTTGGGAGAGTGATGGGGATGAGAAGGGTAGTTTTGATGACCGTGATTTTTGTGAGTGCTGTTTTCTTTGCCCAGGGAATATCCGTTCGAATGGATCCCATAGTAGTGAGCAAAACCGTAAGTCCGGGAACCAGTTTCAGTTATGAGATCTTTCTGGAGAACGACAGCGAGTTCGATCCCATCACCTTGAAAGCGATGGTGATGGATGTGACAGAAACGGTGGATGGAGCGTACGATCTGAGAGATCCGGGGAGTACGAAGTACTCGATCGCAAGATGGGTTCGGGTTGAACCAGACACCATCACCGTACAGCCAAAGGAAACAAAGACCGTCATCGTGACAGTGAACGTACCAAGGGGTGTCTCTGGAGGGCTCTACGGTGCGATCGCGTTCGAGATCCAGGGACCTCAAACACCGGAGACCCAAAGACCCGCTGAAGAGGGAGCTTACGGTGAAGTTGAGTTCAAGTACCGAATGGCGAGTTTTTTAGAGGTTGTTCTCTCCGGTACAAGACAGAGAGTGGAAGCGTTTCCAGCGTATTTCAAGGTAGAGAGATCTGATGACATTCCCTCCATAAGAATGCAAATAGGAGATGGCGCTCTCGTTTTCACGCTCGGTGTTCTGAACAGAAGTAACGTTCACATAGTGACGAAGGGAACTCTCACGATAAAGACAAAGGAAGGAAGAACGATAGCGAAGATGCCTCTTGGTGGCGGAAGGGGTGTGATACTTCCAGAAAGCACCGTCAACATGAGAACGATCACAAGAAGGTTTTTTCCTCCAGGAGAGTACGTTGCGAGGGCAGTCGTTGACTACGGTGGGAGAAGACCCATAGTGGCAGAAACGCTGTTCACGATCACAACCGAAAGGGTAGAAACAGGGGAGGAAGAAAGGGAAACAGGTCCAGTTATGATCACAGTGGACCCAGTCAACATTGAGATAAAGGCAGTTCCAGGATCTTACAGGTCCGAGATAGTGAAGATATCGAATCTCGGAGAGGAAACCCTTCAGGTGAAGGGAAAAATTCTGCCGCTGGCCTACGACCTCTACGGTGATCTCCTCCCAGAGGAAGAAAGAGGCACACCACCCGACTGGATCAAACTCACACCATCTTCCTTCACCCTGAAGCCCGGGCAATCTAGAAACGTGCGTATTGCCGTGAGGATACCGAAAGATTTCACGGGAGGATACTACGCCGATGTGCTCTTCAGAACGGGTGGTTCTCTTCAGGCGGAAACGGGTACAAACCTTCTTGTGTTCTCAGGAAAAGACGAAGATATCACCAGAGAGGCAAGTGCAGATATTGTGTACGAGATAAAAGAAGATGGCATCTACGCCGACATCGTTTTCGAAAACACGGGAAACTATCATCTCATGCCTACGGTGACGTTCGGCTTGAACAGGATCACACCCCAGCAGGTGACCGACGAGGGACTCATAATACCGGAGAAGGTGGAAAGTCTCATTCAAGAGGAAATCAGTTCCACTGCCCCCGTTTTGCCCAGAACAAAGAGAATCTTCAGCGTCTTCATACCTGTCATTTTGGAAGAGGGTGAATACGAGTTACTAGCAAGATGTGACTATGGAAGAAGTCCGATTGTTCTGAAAAAGTCCTTTCATATAGAAGGGAGGAATGGGGAATGAGAAAACTGCTTTTTATCTCTCTTGCCCTGATGACGATTTTGATCTTTTCACAGGAGGAACCTCTTGTGAGTAACATATTCCAGGACACCTACATCCTGGATGCCCTGGCGGACATCTCCGCGCAGACCGGAGTTCCGATCATAGCCGATACCACCGTAACAGGTTTCATCACGATGGAACTGAACGAAGTTCCCCTGGAACAAGCACTGAAAATGATCCTCATGCCTGGGGGCTATGTATACAGGAAAATGGACGGATTTTATTTTGTGGGTTCACCCGATCCAACGAATCCCGCCTTCAGATACTTGGTGGAGACAAAAACATACAAGTTGAAGTACATAACGAGTGCCGATGCAGAGGAACTGCTACCACCACTGTACAAAAATTACGTGAAGTTCAACGAAAAGAACAACATGATAACCATCACCGCACCTCAGGAGATCATACAGGCGTTCGAAAAGGATCTTAAAAAGATAGACATACCGATACCTCAGGTGAAGGTCAGTGTGATCGTCACAGAAGTTTCAAAGGACTATTCGAACGAACTGGGACTGAACAGTCTGGATTACTCCTTTGGAGCCGGACAGGAGTTCAACGAAAACTGGTCGGCTACCCTCGGTCTGGTAACAGGGGTGCTGAACCTCGAAACAGACGTCTTCGGACAGATTCTGGCCCAATTGAAGCTTCTTGAAGAAGAACAGAAGGCAAAAATCACAGCCGATCCCTGGATCATCGTAAAAAGCGGGGAAAAAGCCTCTTTGTTTCTGGGAGAAAGGCAGGTGGTTCTTCTCCAGGCTGAAGGGGCAGTGAGCAGGATCGAATCCATAGATGTTGGAGTGAGCATCGATATTCAGCCTCGCGTGATGGATGAAGAAGAACTGGAACTTACACTCTCTCCCAGAGTCAGCCACTTTGCAGGAGAAAAACTCGGCACCTTCGCAGTGAAGCAGAACGAACTTTCCACAACGCTCTTTTTGAAAAACGGTCAGACCGTTGTGATCTCCGGAGCCACCGTAGAAGATAACTCGCAGACCAGTTCCGGCATACCGATACTGAACAAGATACCACTCATAAGATACCTCTTTGGAGGAACCACGAAAAAAGAGACAGAAAAAGAACTTTACATATTCATAAAGGCAGAAATCCAGGGAAGTGAATGACCATGAAGTGGTTGTTGTTCCTTCTTACATTTCTTGTCACCACACTGATGGCGGAACCCATGGTCGTTTATCAGTTCATCGCCGCAGAAGTGAAGATGGCAGAAAGTCAAGACGTTCTGCTGAAAGAACTCCTCGTCACCACCGATGATTCTGGTGAAAAGAAAGTTTCTTACTCTGACAACTCGATCGAACTGAAGCTTTTTCCTTTCTCCATAAAAGTGGAACTTCCGGTGATATACGATTCCTACAGGATCCTCTCCAAACCGTGGATCATCACCACCTTCGGAAAGAACGCAACAATGAGAATAGGAAGGGAAGAGCTCCTCACGGCACAGGGTTTCACCACCACGCAGGAAATCTTGTTCTCTCTGACACCGAATCAGGTGGATGAGAAAGGAAACGTTCTCTCGGACATAAAAGTAAGATTGAACGATTCTCAACTTCAAACAACCCTGTGGCTTTCTCAGGAAAAGTTCCAGCCGATCTTCTACTGTAGATTCAAGACTAATGGTAAGGAGCAAAAAATGATCGTGTTTGCCAGAGCCATAGTCGTTGAGGAACCGCCGAAGGAGAAGGTGTTCGTGGTAGGAGATGTTTCTGGCCTGAA contains the following coding sequences:
- a CDS encoding type II secretion system protein GspD, which gives rise to MRKLLFISLALMTILIFSQEEPLVSNIFQDTYILDALADISAQTGVPIIADTTVTGFITMELNEVPLEQALKMILMPGGYVYRKMDGFYFVGSPDPTNPAFRYLVETKTYKLKYITSADAEELLPPLYKNYVKFNEKNNMITITAPQEIIQAFEKDLKKIDIPIPQVKVSVIVTEVSKDYSNELGLNSLDYSFGAGQEFNENWSATLGLVTGVLNLETDVFGQILAQLKLLEEEQKAKITADPWIIVKSGEKASLFLGERQVVLLQAEGAVSRIESIDVGVSIDIQPRVMDEEELELTLSPRVSHFAGEKLGTFAVKQNELSTTLFLKNGQTVVISGATVEDNSQTSSGIPILNKIPLIRYLFGGTTKKETEKELYIFIKAEIQGSE
- a CDS encoding cupin domain-containing protein, which translates into the protein MEVKIEKPTPEKLKELGVEKWPIWEKEVSEFDWYYDTNETCYILEGKVEVTTGDGKKYVIEKGDLVTFPKGLRCRWKVLEPVRKHYNLF
- a CDS encoding DUF916 domain-containing protein; translated protein: MGMRRVVLMTVIFVSAVFFAQGISVRMDPIVVSKTVSPGTSFSYEIFLENDSEFDPITLKAMVMDVTETVDGAYDLRDPGSTKYSIARWVRVEPDTITVQPKETKTVIVTVNVPRGVSGGLYGAIAFEIQGPQTPETQRPAEEGAYGEVEFKYRMASFLEVVLSGTRQRVEAFPAYFKVERSDDIPSIRMQIGDGALVFTLGVLNRSNVHIVTKGTLTIKTKEGRTIAKMPLGGGRGVILPESTVNMRTITRRFFPPGEYVARAVVDYGGRRPIVAETLFTITTERVETGEEERETGPVMITVDPVNIEIKAVPGSYRSEIVKISNLGEETLQVKGKILPLAYDLYGDLLPEEERGTPPDWIKLTPSSFTLKPGQSRNVRIAVRIPKDFTGGYYADVLFRTGGSLQAETGTNLLVFSGKDEDITREASADIVYEIKEDGIYADIVFENTGNYHLMPTVTFGLNRITPQQVTDEGLIIPEKVESLIQEEISSTAPVLPRTKRIFSVFIPVILEEGEYELLARCDYGRSPIVLKKSFHIEGRNGE